Within the Arachis duranensis cultivar V14167 chromosome 10, aradu.V14167.gnm2.J7QH, whole genome shotgun sequence genome, the region TCACTCGTCACTCAACACTCAACTCAACTTCCTTTCCCCAAANNNNNNNNNNNNNNNNNNNNNNNNNNNNNNNNNNNNNNACCCAAAAAACCAAAGACAACGCGCTCCGTAACTAACTAACTTGCTGAAAACGCACACAAAAACAGTTACAACAGAAAACATGATGAGGGAAGGAACAAACATCAATATTGGCGGGAGTTGCAGCTCCCCCAACAACTGGTCACGTGCCTGCGACACGTGCCGCTCTGCACCCTGCGTGGTGTACTGCCGCGCGGACTCTGCCTATCTCTGCTCCGCATGTGACGACAGAGTCCACGCGGCAAACAGGGTGGCGTCGAGGCACGAGCGCGTGTGGGTCTGCGAGGCCTGCGAGCGTGCTCCGGCAGCCTTCCTCTGCAAAGCCGACGCCGCCTCTCTCTGCTCCTCCTGCGACTCCGACATCCACTCCGCCAACCCCCTTGCCGGCCGCCACCACCGCGTCCCCATTCTCCCCATCTCAGGCTGCTCCTCGCTCATCCGAGAAGGAGAACAAAAAGAAGGAGAACCAGAAAGAGAAAATGATCACGTGTTTGAAATTGAAGGTACAATTAATAATCAGAATTATAACCATGGATGTGAAATGGAGGATGAGGAGTGTGAGGGTGATGATGAGGCTGAAGCTGCTTCGTGGTTGTTGCCGCATCCTATGAGGATGGGTGGTAACGATGAGAGTGATGGGTTCTTGTTTTGTGGTGGCGACGGTGACGGCGATGGTGATGAGTACTTGGAGTTTGTGGAttgtgatgatgataataataataataataataaccagtTTAGTTGTCTTGATCATGATCAAGATCAAGATATGCTGCATAACTATGGCGGCGATCATAATCAGGGAAACAACCATGACAGCGTGGTTCCGGTTCAGATGCAACAGTGTTTCGAGTTTGACTCCTCTAAAGTTGGTGCTGGATTCAGTTACAATGGTTCTCTTAGTCAAAGTGTAAGTATATTTATACCAAAATTAGTAtacattaaaatacaaaatatatattaaaaataaatataactgattttgataattaattttagtatataaataacattttaatatttatcacTGTTTATTACgtaattttttctaatttttttagttaaaattcgtTACTTTACCTTTTCAAAGAATGAGTGTCTAAAAGGTGTAATGTCTAATTTTTCACTTAAAACTATTTAGTTCAAATATAGTTCTATTCTTATTTTTGTAGTAGTCTTAGCAATTTTTACTTGATTGATTAAAGAAACTTTTAACTTCAAAGTTTAAACAAATATATACTATATACATGTATGATTAAATTGAATTCAGGTTTATTATCTAACAAGCTTtcattctttttcattcttacaCAAGGATTGAGATGTTGTAGAAATATATGATGTTGTGTCATAAAatgaattctattttttattcaattattgCAACGTTGTAGAAATATATTTGAAGTTCTATGATTAGGTACTTTATCTTATGTAGCATATATCTATCTGTACAACGCTTCACTAAAGGGATGAAGCTTACTAGCTAGAATGTGCAATTTAGTATTTTTCCTCTTTCAGACATGGAAATTAAATtatgatatataattatatatgttcaTGTCCCTGATAGTTGTACTTTGATTTTGTCTTTGTAGAGATAAAATACTTTATTTCTGTTTCTGGAAACACAAAAGGGCAACTTAACTATTTTTGTCCCCTctatcttatttaaaaaaaaaaaaaagtaagaataAATTATTTCACCAAGTTTTGTATATGGGAATTGGGAAAGTTAACTAGGAATCCAAAATAAGGGTTATCCAAATATTGTAAAATCTAGATGTGGCTACCATAAAAGAATGCTACCCAAAAAAGGATGTTTTTATCTATTTCATTTgaacataaattttttgtttaaaaaaaatccaatttttaaatttgtatacTATCTGAATCATGttcttaaaattataaaaaatattgtatacATACAAAAATCAACTACCATATATTTATGTGTAAaaacaatatttataaatttttaatgtgtattttaacATGTGTTTTATAGAAGTGAGTGATTTAGCAGTTAATTTCATTGAATTGTGATCTCATAAACTTATTATAAAATTTCAGGTTTCAATGTCATCCATGGAAGTTGGAGTTGTACCAGAATCAACGTTGAGTGATGTGTCAATCTCACATTCAAAGCCACAAATAGGAACAAGTGAGCAATTTCCTCCAATGCCTATGCCTTCATCACTTCTAACTCCAATGGACAGAGTAGCCAGAGTTCTAAGAtacaaagagaaaaagaaaacaagaaagtttgagaagaaaataagatatgAATCAAGAAAGGCCTATGCAGAAACCAGGCCACGTATTAAGGGTCGTTTTGCAAAGAGAACAGATGTAGAAGCTGAAGTTGATCAAATGTTATCATCAACCCTAATGTCAGAAGCTGGATATGGCATTGTTCCTTCCTTCTGAAGAAATCTGCTATGTTGGATATTGTTTTTGAGATAATAGACGCGAAAATTAGTTTGATCTTAGAGACAGAGACACATAGATACAAAATTTggtattttctgtattttttaaaagtgaaaacagaaaatatttatctttatctttttgtcTCTGTATATCTATCTcaaaaaaaatcttgaaaaagaaaaatagaaggcacaactgatatatttttatgtagTCCAAATAAGTTCGGACaagttatatttttcaattctaTACTCATGTTTATAAATATGATATCCTTATATTAATTTTGCCAACACTTTCTTCTGAACAaaatttcatgttcttttgctctgtatataaaaaaaaaaaaataataggacTTCATCCAATTTTCCCATgttatttttgcatttttcaatttttattgtatttttggaaataaaatattttatatttggtcctcttttattattaatccaCTTTATGGTTGAATTGAGTTTCTTTGATCAATTTTAGTTCACACTTTGAGTTCCACTTTGAAGTTGAAggacaatttcttttttttttcttttggcttgaattatagaaaacataaacatTTATCTTCTAGTGTAGAAGCACAATACTAGTTTTGTCTAAAATAGGACAACAGAGGCTTTAGTAGGAAAATGTGATTCAACAGATTAGgttattacatttttttttctaattaagtGTTTAGAGTTTATTAATACTCGTCTTAGGTATGGAAGAattctaaaattgtgaattagaTATCTTACCCATCAAGTGCCTCTAAATTAAAGAATTAGTcgctataaaaaaattacaacaatGGCTTTTATTTTGTATGCTTAATTCAGCATTCTCAATTATGAATAGatataaaaagtaatattaCATCCATTACAACAttaacatattattattattttgattggcTTCTTTATCTACTTGCATCATTCTCCTTCTTTAGTGTGGTATATTATAGGGAtgtacataaaataattaaattatggtTAATCCATTAAACAATTATAACCACATTTtagttaactaatttaataaaaaaaatttaaaaagtatatctatattattaaaaaatggttaatcaaaactaaatttaaaaaatcaatttttaattggttaacaaaaattaaaatcaaattttatgttgtgtttaaaTTGGTtaaccgattttttttataaaaactggtttttaaatttttttgaaaattttactttttttgtgtaaaaaaccgtttttttaaatcaattttttttttaaattggtttttattttataaccgattaaaaatcgatttttaaattttctaaccaGTTAATAAccaattttatcatataaaattaatttaattaattaaccaaattatatttttaattaactcaAAAACAAATTTAGTTTTTGATTTAACCAAATTATATACCGCCCTAATATATTACCTAGTACTTTAGAATAATCTAGAATCAACTTCGTTAGGTTAAGAAACAAATTTATTCACTCactattttgttaattttttttttactcattttacctcttttttttttttctctctcaacaTCATAATCCACGGCCACCCACCAGTTCACCACCACTATACCAATTGTCGTTGTTGTCGACTAGTCACTTGCTGTCAATCATACTAAATACTaaactctaaattctaaatcttaaatcttaaataatattataaatcttttaaaagttagagtgaaggttaaaaagataattttataataaaaaattaattaatattcacTACGTATTTTCCAAAGATATATTTGAATGTGGACGatacattttaaaatttgagaaaatttaaaattttgggcCATCTAAATACTTTAGTTTACTCTTAACATAGAATTCAATAATATAGTTAAATCAAGCAATGGAGAAGAGGGAGAAGTGCAGAGAGATAAAATacttgataataaaaatatttatccgTAAAACCCTAATAATTAAACTTCAATTAATTAGCCTTTGCTAGAGACTATGTTAATTAGGTCAAAGCTTTTCATATTTCACTGAAGTGAATAAATGGGCATGCCCTTATTGATGATGAGGAATATAATATGTCACGCATAAAATGAGTAAGTAAACTACAAGGAATTATTATTTGGGCATCTTCATTATTAGTACTACTGGATGGTGGAATACATgattgatgagtttgacaaAAAAGAATCAATTGAACCTCCACAACCTGATGATAAGAAAGTTATATGAACTAATGGTATATGCCATGGATATGGTTGAAAATgccaaaggaaaaaaaaaagatttctaTGAACTTTTGTTTTTGTGGAATTGAATATTATTTCACAAAAAAGAGTACACTTTCTAGTGGAAGGTAGATGAAGCTGTAGAGAGAAGTCAAACATGTCATGCTTTGTACATACATATATGATGATATGATACATGTTGTAATGTTAGAGTTGACCCTCTTTTGTTTCTTGAGATTGAGAGTTATATCGATTTAGTCTTGAGAACTCAATTACTTTAATTTAgtctctaaatttaaaaaaatgtaccACATTCAGCATATTTTTCATTATCGAAATTTAATATGTGAGTGACGTAGCTTAGTACGGGTGAAAATAAGTCAGGTCAGGCCAGGTTGTCTGACCTGTTATTCAGCCTGGCctaacaataaaatataatagatttaaaatatctcataattttgttataataaataattatttatatatttaattatattttaacaggtCTAAACAAGTCTGACAGACCAATTAAGACTAATTAATGAGCATGGACTTAGTCTATTAACTGTATCAAGACTTTTAAAAGAATTTGAGTTTGTGTCTATTTTATAATAGACTAGACTAGATCAAACACAAACCAAATTACAGACTCCTAATAGACCACCTAACATTTTTCTACCCCTATGACTTAGTCCTTGCCTCGTCAATCTAGAGGACTAAATTAGAACAATTGATAATGTGATGTATACGATGAAGATGCAAAGAAATTCATTATTAGCACTTTTAATTTGTCACTTTAGATTTATGGTAGGCATGGCATAGGAATATTAGAATGATCTATATCTGAAGTGCAATTCGTTACAAGTTTATTGGCAGTGACCATTTTTCTCCCACTCGGCACAAGATTCATATTTCATGGTTGCAAATTAGGTATCAACCACAGCTAATTAAGGAGTTGGAACTTGGaatattcttaattatttttctttgtatatACATATTGTACACTTATTTACTACAAATTATTACTCCGTCGAATTTAAATAGTTACTATATTTAACAATAAATATCTTAGtcttagagagagaaaaaaaacatTCGATTTTAAGTTGTTAGGAACAGAAGaagtgaataataaaatattataaaaggaTATTAAATTTCATAAGAGTAGTGAATTTTATAATACATGAGGCCATTTAATAGTATAATAATGCTCTAGAGTCTTTTGTAAGAGTTCGTATCGTTTAATAAAGGATTATGTTAGGTAATTAATgattttttgaataatatgaataattatgaataaaataaaaatatattatatctctaaattatttatctaaattttaatattagaataattatcCATATATCTAGTAAAAtgaatatttaatatatctattattcacattatttagtatttttattgtctacttatactttttctttaataaaacataaaaaaactaaTCGAACGTTTTAtagtagaataataaaattgattatgaaTTCAATTTTGGTGTTATCAGTGTAAAGAAGTATTAAATGTGcatctaattatataattttaattcattaaaaaataattattttttatattaattacgtaaataattatctaaaaaaataaatataatcagATAACGTATGTTTTTATACCGTttagtacatcaaaattaaattcgttTATTACAGTAAAATTGTAGGATTCAATCTTCTCAATTGAGTTTAAGGTACTTTATCAGCTCAAacgtattttttaaaaacataattaggctacaaaatattcaatcttaaattatcattattttatcagatgttttatttaacatttattaacaGTAGAGATATGCACTGCAACCTTGTATGTATATCCCTAGAAATATGAAATCCTTGTCAAAGATATTCGAAAAGTGTAAAGTGTGGGTCATATAGTGGTCCTAAAAGGTAAAAAGCGATGCACTTTTTAACTTTATGGAAGGCATGAGATACAACTAAGTAGAACAAATCATTCATGAGGTTATTGCTTTATACCCATTGTGTGAATGTGATAGAGAGAATGGTATTTTTAAATCTGGAAAAGTGTGGAAGAAAAACACTCTAGCTTGCACTTTTCGCTTTGAATTTCAGGTTTGTAGTGGTTACGAATATTGTGATGATCTATATCTGTAACGTTATTTGCTACATTTTAATGCTTGGAGTAACCATTATCCCTCCCCCACAAAGACCAACATTCTTATCTCTTGGCTCCAAAGTTTGCTTATTAAACACCAATATTAACTTCAATTTTCTACTAAGATTGAATCATCAGATTTCATGCAATAATGCAAACTCTTTTGATGccatgtgttttttttttcttttacccaTCATTCACTCATCTTATATATGTCATCTAACCAACTTGAATTGGTCTCGTCTGCTTAATTAAGTGTCAGATGTTCGAATTATATCTTGTGCATGCAATAATTCGTTAATCAACGACagatttttaaatagaaatcaGATCTGCAACGAATTACTCCTTGACTTGTCGAATCAGGAAATACCGTggacaacaaaaataaaatcttatatATGTCATCTTAGGTCCTAACATACATAACTTTGGTTATTACATATGAATATTGTTTTCGTAGTAAAATTTGAATTACATCTTTCTTTAGTCCGATGTAAAAtatacaacaataacaacaacaacaacaaataaaatCTTATCTCATAAAGTAGAATCAATTACTGAATCAAATGATaccattaaattaaattttattatgcaTATATCATGTCTAGGATAAAACTGAATTTTTATatctagattttttttaatcaccatatatataattttttaggttttttttttttacttttaattcgTGTCTATTTTTTATCTCTCTACTTTTTTAATTAGACGTTCTGTCGATCTTCTTCTTACATAactaaattatctaaaaaatttcACTATCTTTTTAACAATAGACCATACTCTAACTTTCTGGCTTATGTCTATATAAATATCTCCTCAAGTCAGATATGGGTTGCAAAAAAATCCTGGCATAGAACATGCTCTAGCAAATGTACTGTGCTTAATATATGTAGTGAATATGGATTTTAGGAGAATGTCCTATAAATTAGGAGAGAATTTAGTCTTTAATTTAGGGAGAATCCTTTGCTATGATTCCTCCTGattttatcttcaaaatctATGCGGGTGTAATATCTAATATGCTTAATTAAACGAAATATTTGCACTATTTTGTGCTTCAACATTAGCAGAATTAAATAGCTTTCCTTTGAGGTTGAAAATACAAGagaatataaataagttaaagTTTGTTTGTTCGGAAAGAACAAAAAAGGTACAGGGTGGGGTCCTCAAAAGCGCTTGCAATAAGaacaaataagaaagaaaagtggTTCACTTGCATGCACTTTCCACTTTAAATTTCTGGTTGTGATAATGGTTTAGGAACATTAGAATAATCATAATCTGCAATGCCATTGGTTACATGTGTTGCTCTGGAACATTCACATTTCATGGCTGCAAAATAAGTGTACGGATATCCACAAAAGGGTTTTTGAATATGTTCTTTCTTCATGTCTTTATATTGCTAAACTGCACAGATACTTCCATAGTTGAGTAACTCATATGATCACTATTTTAGAATTGTGGTATACAAATAACTGATGagagaccaaaaaaaaaaaaattacctactaattaataattatgatcTAATATATTGTTATATAGTAAAAGGTAAAAATTTAGATACAgttaacttcatgtgaagttaatAGTTAAGAGTCCTCAAATAATTTGATAGGTTTCACTAAATTATATCTAACGGCTATCAGCTATCAACTTCATATAAAGTTAAGTGTACCTGAATTTCCACCGTAATAAAATCAACTTGAGTTTAAGCTAGTCAGGTAATCACTTTTCtgtttaaataagtattaaaaGTTTGTATATACAGAATTTATTGACTAATGGTATCTCTTAAACAGAATTCAAATTTGTAGAGATTAATCTTTAATAACATATGgtgtttgaaatttttttataatataaacttCGTAAAAAGTTTGGTAACCAAAATTTTTCAGCCATAATCAACCAAAACTTTCTATAATTTACTTCATTTATATCATTTAAtatcagttttattttttattccacTCTCTTATCATTCTACTTATCATCGTTCTTATCAAATCTATTtattaatgatattaattataaaatcatatccCTTTTTATTAGGTATTATTGTAATCAATActtaatattcctttttataatttgatttatatatataaatacaataaagattaataataattatatttaaaaacggtaattataatatcaattacattaaataattgtaattaattttttgtccGTTATGATATTTATCATCAATTATTGGAGATATGAAACATGAAACCTATCCTAATATATACTTTATGTTAATTCAATCatattcattcaaaaatcacaagaaTAACACCATTGTAAGCACAATAGTGTATAAGCCAAGAAATTTTACAAGAAATTGTTTTTAACTAGTTTTGATGAGGTATGGTAataaaccgatttttttttgtgtttttatgtgtATCTATAATTATATTGTACTACTATATTCATACACATAACATTCATACGTTTATatacataacatccataattacatacaactaacatctaaaaattaaattcatgtttattagatattataaCCATACACGtatcattttttagttattgcatAAGTAACTATTAAGTTAACacagatatttttaaattttatcataattgaatttaaaaaaatgtcaaatttttaaattatttattcaattgataaatttactcATAACATCCATAAATTTATCCACATAACATCTataatttcatattaataacatccataatttatactcataatattcataatttcatacatacgatgtctataattaataaatttttataattaatattatcaaattttaaactatacaTCTTATTGTATTCTTTAAATTATCTCATATGTGCACTAGTAGGTcgtgattttaattattttaatatttttttaatatccatatgtatgcttatttattgattttaatatgacgaattaataattattttaaaaaaataattttttaatttttgtttatattttatattttattttttattttttaatagtctatatgtaaaatataagttGTATAGTAGaagttgttaaaattttttaattatttaactttcaTAATTTTTGCAGAAAATTATTGCATTTAATGGATAATAATGTGATTGAGAGATGTTAGAGATTTGATTTGAGAGAAactgaaattgattttggaaaGAATATTAATGACTCTAAATATACAGCAAAATGATAGGTGATAAGAAGGATAAGTAATAAACAAGTGACATacacttttttaattattttttggctATCTAGCATTACCTatgaattattaataatttgattctATCGGTTGATGTTAATGTGTAATAgatacattaaattaaaagaaaagataaaaatacaaatatagtTTTTCTTTGTGTGTTTTATACAGTTTcttattaattaacaaaattatataaaaaaaagaaactctATCAAAGATAATTACGATGAAAATcatagtatttaaaattttgtttaacgTTCCACCTAAGTTAATTTTAACATGTcagacagaaaaaaaaaactataaaaaaccaaaaaagaaGTTATATTTTGTCTAAAATTTAAACACAATTTCTAATTGAGAGATAATATTCTCCATATTAATATTGTGTTTGAGTATTGAGTAAAAAAGTGTGGTGAGTCAGAGTGGTCCAAAAAAGTGGGTGCACTTTTAACTTTTATGAAAGGTGAGATACTAGTTGATCATGGTTAAGTTTCGACAGAAACTATTTTAGTGGAATTTCTTGTCGCATTATCCGGTTGATACCCTTGGACAGTTACTTGCACtctcacaaaataaaatatatatatctttttcttcaattttttttgttatttcaaaTGATAAATAAGGAGTTGGTTAAATAAAGGACAATTAATATACTTTAATATACTAAGATCTGGTTTTTtaaagtaaattattttttaaaattataataattatatttggtaaattaaaataaaactgatttttaataaatacaagttataaaaattgtgtttgataaaattgtttttaacatttaaaataacTTTAATAGAACTAAATATAATAAAGTGAAAATGAATGATATAGATATGTATTAacacaaaattatattaaattttttaacataaaaaaaagtacaaacTAACTTTTCAAAGTTTAATGCGAGTTAAATCTCAATTTAGTGAAATTTAGTCTGATGTTTAAAATGATCCCTATAATTTCGTTGGCTCCAATTAGAACTCCAAAATTTGTAATTGTGGTTCCAACTTGTCCCTACGATCATCTCCGTCACTAAAATGCTGATTTGATGCAATTACATGATACGGTGGACACTATTTAAACGACGGCGCATTGGTTTCGCGCCCAAACCCTTTGGAAACCATGtcgtttcattttttttgtgagTTAAAACTCTCTTTCTTTCCACTACGACGATCATAAGTTGCCAAACATCAAGAAAACCCTTACACTACGTGATTTCCAAAGGATTTGCGCGCGAAACCAATGCACCGTCGTTTAAgtagtgtccaccatgtcatACAATTGCACTAGATTAGCATTCCGGTGACGGAGATGATCGCACAGGCAAGCTGAAGCCGCAATTGTAAATTTGGGGGTTCTAATTGGTGTTAACGAAATTATGGAGTCATTTTAAGTATCAGGCCAAATTGAGCTTTAACTCGCTAAATGCACAAACATATTATcgatttaatttatcaaatacaaagtgagatattttctatattttaaagAAACAATTATCTctccaaaatattttatcaaattagcCAGGTTTAGAAGAAGTGCTAAGAAACTAGAACACACATAATAAATTTGAGAAATGTTAGATCACCAAATCATTTTTTTCCCCCCACAAAAAAATATCAGTTTCTAGCATTCTCAATAAATTTGCTTGTACCCACTACCCACCAGCCATCCCACATTTTGTTGGTTTGAATAATATCTAACATTGATAGAAAATTTTATTAGAGTTTAGCTAAGATATAccttaagaaaaaattattaattaaaaaaatataaaaaatatacaagaaaattattaattaaaaaatataaaaaatatacaaaatttaaattttcaacgtatttattaaaataataaattttaatatttttattgatgataaCCTTAAGTTCTTAACATTTACTCTAACTAAACtcttaaaatatatttgttgTATTGGCCTAGTTTTTACATTTTTTGTTATCCATATTAGTAcctagtaaaaaaattaaaaattgagaaattaatcaatgttaaattttttattttcatcatGTATAAGCctattatttgattaaaaaattattaaagttttatttttttttatcaaataaataacAACCCCTCCTATTACCCATATGCTCGTCATTAATACATGTTAAATTCGATTAATAGATTTAATTACAACATCAAATATGTTGAAAACTTGAAAGTAGTTCAttaatcaatcaatcaattaaaattacaaCATCAAGCTTTACTGAATGCCTAGTAATACAAAATTTGCACTGCAATTAACATGCAACAATCTTCACTGTACAATTTctctaaaataacaaagaaaaaaatagtcaTTTCCAAGTTTAAACACTTCTATCATTCATCTAATCTTAGGGGGATTTTAAACAAAGTCAACTAACTATCATATCACCTCCAACTTCATATgatttctttataaaaaaaaataaaacattaaacaGAAAAAATTCTCATCTTGGGCCAGAAAGCTCCATAGCTTGGGCCAACAAAGAAGAGTCATCAGTGAGATCAGAGTAACGATCTGAATAAGAGAACTCATGGGCTTTGTTGGGCTTTGTTGTGTCATGGGCACTTAGTGAGGCTTCCCATTTCTCTGCAAGCCCATCACCTTCAAGCATGCGCACAACCTCAGACATCTTGGGCCTGTGGGCCGGAAGATATTGTGTGCACAATAGAGCTACCTTTACAATTTCCTCAAGCTCAATCCTGTCATAGTTGTTCTTTAGATAGTAGTTTTGGTGTGTTATTATTGATAACAATCTTTTTACTAAAGAAGAAATatcaaagattttaaaaaataggtaaaaatagtatttttcgcCCTTGATTTTACAgtgataaatttatatttaaatgagTACATAAAATATAGAGTAAagtgacaaataaatttt harbors:
- the LOC107471551 gene encoding zinc finger protein CONSTANS-LIKE 2, translating into MMREGTNINIGGSCSSPNNWSRACDTCRSAPCVVYCRADSAYLCSACDDRVHAANRVASRHERVWVCEACERAPAAFLCKADAASLCSSCDSDIHSANPLAGRHHRVPILPISGCSSLIREGEQKEGEPERENDHVFEIEGTINNQNYNHGCEMEDEECEGDDEAEAASWLLPHPMRMGGNDESDGFLFCGGDGDGDGDEYLEFVDCDDDNNNNNNNQFSCLDHDQDQDMLHNYGGDHNQGNNHDSVVPVQMQQCFEFDSSKVGAGFSYNGSLSQSVSMSSMEVGVVPESTLSDVSISHSKPQIGTSEQFPPMPMPSSLLTPMDRVARVLRYKEKKKTRKFEKKIRYESRKAYAETRPRIKGRFAKRTDVEAEVDQMLSSTLMSEAGYGIVPSF